Proteins from a genomic interval of Panthera uncia isolate 11264 chromosome C1 unlocalized genomic scaffold, Puncia_PCG_1.0 HiC_scaffold_4, whole genome shotgun sequence:
- the LOC125913002 gene encoding ATP synthase membrane subunit K, mitochondrial-like, producing MAGPETNTQFRLTGIRKYFNSYTLTGRMNCVLATYGGIALMVSYFKSRSKKTPAVKAT from the coding sequence ATGGCAGGTCCAGAAACTAATACCCAATTCCGACTCACTGgtatcagaaaatatttcaacTCTTACACTCTCACAGGTAGAATGAATTGTGTACTGGCCACATACGGAGGCATCGCTTTGATGGTCTCATACTTCAAGTCAAGGTCTAAAAAAACACCAGCTGTGAAAGCAACATAA